The following proteins are co-located in the Alcaligenes faecalis genome:
- the tatC gene encoding twin-arginine translocase subunit TatC codes for MSTDAPQEDTFISHLVELRTRLLRAVIAVVGIFIVLFTYPGASAIYDVLAQPMMSSLPEGTRMIATGVITPFMVPVKVTLMAAFVLALPIVLYQAWAFIAPGLYNHEKKLALPLIMTSTLLFIAGMAFCYFVVFRTVFHFIATFAPQSITPAPDIEAYLGFVMTMFLAFGITFEVPIAVILLVKTGVVTVAKLREIRGYVIVGAFVIAAIVTPPDVVSQLLLATPLCLLYELGILAASLIKKREAESSEGRELDT; via the coding sequence ATGAGCACCGACGCGCCTCAAGAAGACACCTTTATCTCTCACTTGGTAGAACTGCGCACACGCCTGTTACGCGCCGTTATTGCTGTGGTGGGAATTTTCATCGTGTTGTTCACCTACCCAGGTGCCTCGGCCATTTATGATGTGTTGGCACAGCCCATGATGAGCTCTCTACCCGAGGGCACACGCATGATCGCCACGGGAGTGATTACCCCTTTCATGGTGCCGGTCAAAGTCACCCTGATGGCCGCCTTCGTGCTGGCCTTGCCGATTGTGCTTTATCAGGCATGGGCCTTTATTGCGCCTGGCTTGTATAACCACGAAAAGAAGCTGGCGTTGCCCCTGATCATGACCAGCACCTTGCTGTTCATCGCTGGCATGGCATTTTGTTATTTCGTGGTGTTCCGCACCGTTTTCCATTTCATCGCCACGTTCGCCCCACAATCGATTACGCCAGCTCCGGACATCGAAGCCTACCTGGGTTTTGTCATGACCATGTTCCTGGCATTTGGCATTACGTTTGAAGTGCCGATCGCAGTGATCTTGCTGGTTAAAACAGGCGTTGTAACGGTGGCCAAACTGCGTGAAATCCGTGGCTATGTCATTGTGGGTGCTTTTGTCATCGCCGCTATTGTGACTCCACCAGATGTGGTCAGCCAGCTTCTATTAGCAACGCCGCTATGCTTGCTCTATGAGTTAGGAATTCTAGCCGCCAGCCTGATCAAAAAACGAGAAGCAGAAAGTAGTGAAGGCCGTGAGCTGGACACGTAA
- a CDS encoding trypsin-like peptidase domain-containing protein, which yields MRRLWLVFAQAVTICLAGFFIVVTLRPQWVGVPQAPARTTDVVALPAPALLATVAQEKPLSYASAVTHAAPAVVNVYTSKHLEGNSPLLEDPDLQRLFRELPDLMGRRSTINLGSGVIVHEQGYILTNYHVIEAADAIEVALSDGRQAKARLIGSDPESDLAVLKIDLPKLAAIRPPAQDQLQVGDVVLAIGNPFGVGQTTTMGIVSGLGRNRLGINIYENFIQTDAAINPGNSGGALVDAAGRLVGINTAIYSETGGSLGIGFAIPASTALAIMDEIIRNGEVTRGWLGLEPQDITPDLLKNFQLKSDAGVIIASVQRHGPAAEAHLQVGDIVLRLNGQPVTDSIGLLNQIGPVQPGQTVTLSVLRDGKERDIPVKVGMRPQVRK from the coding sequence ATGCGTCGATTGTGGCTAGTATTTGCTCAAGCAGTGACGATCTGCTTGGCGGGTTTTTTTATTGTGGTGACATTGCGGCCCCAGTGGGTTGGGGTACCCCAGGCACCTGCCCGCACGACTGATGTGGTGGCCTTACCGGCGCCGGCTTTGCTTGCGACGGTCGCGCAGGAGAAACCGTTGTCTTATGCCTCGGCGGTCACCCATGCCGCACCGGCTGTCGTTAATGTGTACACCAGCAAGCATTTGGAAGGCAATTCTCCCTTGCTGGAAGACCCCGACTTGCAGCGTCTGTTCCGTGAGCTGCCTGATCTGATGGGGCGTCGTTCCACCATCAATCTGGGTTCGGGCGTGATCGTACACGAACAAGGTTATATTTTGACCAACTACCACGTGATCGAGGCAGCCGATGCCATTGAGGTGGCGTTGTCGGATGGGCGTCAGGCCAAGGCCCGTCTGATTGGTTCGGATCCGGAAAGCGACCTGGCTGTGCTCAAGATTGACCTGCCCAAGTTGGCGGCCATCCGGCCCCCAGCTCAAGACCAACTACAGGTCGGTGATGTGGTGCTGGCCATCGGCAATCCTTTCGGGGTGGGCCAAACCACGACGATGGGCATTGTGTCCGGACTGGGGCGCAATCGTTTAGGTATCAATATTTACGAGAATTTTATCCAGACCGATGCGGCGATCAATCCGGGCAATTCTGGTGGTGCCCTGGTGGATGCAGCAGGCCGATTGGTAGGTATCAATACCGCTATTTATTCTGAAACGGGTGGGTCGCTGGGTATCGGCTTTGCCATTCCTGCTTCGACCGCCTTGGCCATCATGGACGAGATCATTCGTAATGGAGAGGTGACACGGGGTTGGCTCGGGCTGGAGCCGCAGGACATTACGCCGGATTTGCTCAAGAACTTTCAGTTGAAAAGTGATGCGGGTGTGATTATTGCCAGCGTGCAGCGTCATGGTCCGGCTGCCGAAGCACATTTGCAGGTTGGGGATATCGTGTTGCGCTTGAACGGTCAGCCAGTCACTGATTCGATTGGCTTGCTCAACCAGATTGGCCCAGTGCAACCGGGGCAGACCGTGACACTAAGCGTGCTGCGTGATGGCAAGGAGCGGGATATTCCCGTCAAGGTAGGCATGAGACCTCAGGTGCGCAAGTAA
- a CDS encoding Nif3-like dinuclear metal center hexameric protein, whose product MTQVSTAELVNWLNSTLDITRFKDYCPNGLQVEGKPYIGKLVTGVTASLALIDAAIARQADAILVHHGWFWKNENPCIVGTRKTRLERVLSHQLNLLGYHLPLDTHPEFGNNAQLARQLGIEVLRDANGLAQTCGPDGLVWLGELPAPVSLETFGLTVCNNLHRKPLIVGDLQRKVRRIAWCTGGAQGFIESAVAAQADLYISGEASEQTFHSAQENNIAFMAAGHHATERYGAQALGEEIARRFGIDVEFIDMDNPI is encoded by the coding sequence ATGACTCAGGTTTCAACAGCAGAACTAGTCAACTGGCTCAATAGCACCTTGGATATCACCCGTTTCAAGGACTACTGCCCCAATGGGCTCCAGGTCGAAGGCAAGCCCTATATTGGCAAGCTTGTCACCGGCGTGACGGCCTCGCTGGCACTGATTGATGCTGCTATTGCCCGCCAGGCGGACGCTATTTTGGTACACCACGGCTGGTTCTGGAAAAACGAGAACCCATGTATTGTTGGCACCCGCAAAACTCGTCTCGAACGCGTCCTGTCGCATCAGCTTAACCTCTTGGGCTATCACCTGCCCCTGGATACGCATCCCGAGTTCGGCAACAACGCTCAATTGGCCCGGCAATTAGGCATTGAGGTGCTTCGCGACGCAAACGGCTTGGCACAAACCTGTGGTCCGGACGGATTGGTCTGGCTGGGCGAACTGCCAGCCCCTGTCTCACTGGAAACATTCGGCCTGACAGTTTGCAATAACTTACACCGCAAACCACTGATTGTTGGTGATTTACAACGAAAAGTTCGTCGAATTGCCTGGTGCACGGGAGGCGCGCAGGGCTTTATCGAGAGTGCCGTTGCCGCCCAAGCCGATCTTTATATCAGCGGCGAGGCCTCAGAACAGACCTTTCACAGCGCACAGGAAAACAATATTGCCTTCATGGCTGCCGGTCACCATGCCACCGAACGCTACGGAGCTCAGGCCTTGGGCGAAGAAATCGCTCGCCGGTTCGGTATTGACGTGGAGTTTATCGACATGGACAACCCGATCTAA
- the mscL gene encoding large conductance mechanosensitive channel protein MscL — MNKARGFLNEFREFAVKGNMMDLAVGVIIGAAFGKIIDSLVKDVVMPVISFILGGEVNFTNQFTVLRRPEGFAGPETLEALRSAGAVVLSWGNFLTILINFILLAFVVFCMVKMINRMRATVAKEEAAEVVPAPTPEDVLLLREIRDSLKK, encoded by the coding sequence ATGAACAAGGCTCGAGGTTTCCTGAACGAATTCCGGGAGTTCGCCGTTAAGGGCAACATGATGGACCTTGCGGTCGGTGTCATTATTGGCGCTGCTTTCGGCAAGATTATTGACTCGCTGGTAAAAGACGTTGTCATGCCCGTCATCAGTTTCATCCTTGGCGGCGAGGTGAATTTTACCAATCAGTTCACAGTCTTGCGTAGACCAGAGGGCTTTGCCGGCCCAGAAACCCTGGAAGCTTTGAGGTCGGCCGGGGCTGTTGTTCTTTCGTGGGGTAACTTCCTGACCATTTTGATCAACTTCATCTTGCTGGCCTTCGTGGTGTTTTGCATGGTCAAGATGATTAACCGTATGCGTGCCACGGTGGCCAAGGAAGAAGCAGCGGAAGTCGTTCCCGCGCCAACCCCTGAAGACGTGCTGTTGCTGCGTGAGATCAGGGATTCGCTGAAAAAATAA
- the petA gene encoding ubiquinol-cytochrome c reductase iron-sulfur subunit, whose amino-acid sequence MSQNTTQPDAIGAVDFNLPPDPSRRTWVATACALGGVAGVATAVPFVSSFAPSEKAKAAGAPVEVDISSIAPGQMRTVEWRGKPVWILHRTQEQLDALPKLDSQLADPDSDRPGYTPAYAKNEYRSRRPEIFICIGICTHLGCSPTPHLAAGAGAGLPGGWEGGFLCPCHGSTFDLAGRVYSNKPAPDNLEIPPYQFSADGTMVTIGVDENNKA is encoded by the coding sequence ATGAGTCAGAACACGACACAGCCCGATGCCATAGGCGCGGTTGATTTCAATCTTCCGCCCGATCCTTCGCGCCGCACCTGGGTCGCCACCGCCTGTGCATTAGGTGGTGTCGCTGGTGTGGCCACCGCTGTTCCCTTTGTCAGCTCCTTTGCTCCTTCGGAGAAGGCAAAAGCGGCCGGCGCTCCCGTAGAGGTTGATATTTCCAGTATCGCCCCCGGTCAGATGCGCACCGTTGAATGGCGCGGGAAACCCGTCTGGATTCTGCACCGCACCCAAGAGCAATTGGACGCCCTACCCAAACTGGATAGCCAATTGGCCGACCCTGACTCGGACCGTCCCGGCTACACCCCTGCGTACGCCAAGAACGAATACCGTTCGCGTCGCCCTGAAATCTTTATCTGTATCGGTATTTGCACCCACTTAGGTTGCTCCCCGACCCCGCATCTGGCCGCTGGCGCTGGCGCCGGTCTGCCCGGTGGTTGGGAAGGCGGCTTTCTGTGCCCCTGCCACGGCTCCACATTTGACCTGGCCGGCCGTGTCTACAGCAACAAGCCTGCTCCAGACAATCTGGAAATCCCGCCCTACCAGTTCTCGGCTGACGGCACGATGGTTACCATCGGCGTAGACGAAAACAACAAGGCCTAA